In Oncorhynchus tshawytscha isolate Ot180627B linkage group LG06, Otsh_v2.0, whole genome shotgun sequence, the following are encoded in one genomic region:
- the LOC112252609 gene encoding UPF0606 protein KIAA1549L isoform X3 encodes MASKHACNSLDDLIASGINNARALGSIEWIGMGMGSTLCFQKNGKTLGLNRMWTKCILSVGMVLLLMPSVLAADDEGHYNESSRHAALPQDPAVPSNLSARATPVEDGPRAPPAIPTDPTDPSGLTAESIREQPVQPSVLANASSLASSSAINSDNQTAGTTDPLSLAPVTNSTSNTSPEEGDSSLPANPDLPTVPVSSLATLGESDATLPDNVTSPFSTHTWNTTTPARADTNTTTPSTTAAHTNPTPDTVTNDSLQLTTVTTTTVTPLTVTTTTVTPQTTTASTTEAVTTTTWTTTTTQEVTTLQETTVMATTTDQTTTTTAPTTTTIAPTTTLTIPTTTKGTTPGPTTTEPTPTSPEGEHLPCNITEKTWVKTVLSMQLWRNRLDIMTRQNLSKGLTHALQRAFNDTNVYVQVERDLCSPHNVTLGFYVASGKTVYIASVVVETMNTYGFDKVLADIRQHSPLVKAVLLPVSPWASSLSVHLQLKTVLRFVGPEDNVNSCSFVQMMEQRLENAFEEAQDKVLESYSGLSVEIQSTAQVIGSPAVSLVYVVKNENAVLNGTVSSCLLNQLTAELVGYFLFFPPLIIAEPLEYHNLNTSTATKHYWVITVIQDVDSSSLEGNYQSFASLMEQRLAELFLVSGRQGSQGSRFRRATTVGSYTVQMVGIRRLPGPKNSAEMTYYAQLNGAPITGTTAAKTLSTLDSQTMALTLGYFVLLQADPVVKVPPANLWIMAVLTPVALVMVVVAMVTAILCKRNRVIFKTGAFRSFKPRSKTSYRREGSYHHQHVQGFDYAKKHIGHQQGEETVSVTKETLVLGLPVRDAPLSLDRKVHQDGTASKRPPSADIIHKGLPSEDGSVASNESGKLNTGKSLAARRAATQKSTKEDLLHKRSADPYEDHTGSLRLITIKPMAAQPTYSYPSSSSHSQDSVVLNGEANMGLKQKTDIEHYRNKVRQKAKRKGYCDFPITDNGIHPFNPRERHSRPEMAKEPMTAEEKRASYAGCHIRRHPPSREPAYWSRQSLAASSPSPVETEMDLLVLRERSRRGIRNSGYDAEPETFQETNVDRLMCSLGYGGSHQVKGLSDSSTLSSQPSIDEVRQQMHILLGNAFGLAPDEPSPASHHHHHHPHPHLHSSYNPSHTSAYSEGVTSAPGTMNHPCGGGHQRGSAYGPEIHQCSLPKPGFRFTQLPDMGVGPPPPLIPSRPGPPTGTSMRLSSPDVSLKPRVSEASEMQSQHNGAPYLPINRAPFPAVTVDQSMTSYSGNPMTGVYAISANRPGYSDYFVMPPPASYGSPSWMSYPPEPEDIPHQWNDTVNTNPCHLETIC; translated from the exons ATGAAGGGCACTACAACGAGTCATCAAGGCATGCGGCTCTGCCTCAGGACCCAGCCGTGCCCTCTAACCTCTCTGCCAGGGCAACGCCAGTGGAGGACGGGCCCCGGGCCCCTCCAGCCATACCCACGGACCCAACAGACCCATCAGGGTTGACAGCAGAAAGCATCAGAGAGCAGCCTGTGCAACCATCAGTGCTAGCTAATGCCTCCTCCTTAGCCTCCTCCTCAGCCATCAACAGTGACAATCAAACAGCAGGAACAACAGACCCTTTGTCTTTAGCACCTGTAACCAACAGCACCTCAAACACCAGCCCAG AGGAGGGAGACAGCAGTTTGCCTGCGAACCCAGATTTACCTACAGTCCCAGTGTCCTCTCTGGCCACATTGGGGGAGAGCGACGCTACCCTCCCAGACAATGTGACTAGTCCTTTCTCCACTCACACATGGAACACCACTACACCTGCAAGGGCTGACACCAACACCACTACACCATCCACCACAGCAGCACACACCAACCCAACACCAGACACTGTGACCAATGACAGTCTACAGCTCACGACTGTGACCACCACGACCGTCACGCCCCTGACCGTGACCACCACAACTGTGACACCCCAGACCACCACAGCTTCGACCACAGAGGCGGTTACAACCACAACCTGGACCACTACGACCACACAGGAAGTGACCACCCTCCAAGAGACCACAGTGATGGCAACCACAACTGAccaaaccacaaccacaaccgctcccactacaaccacaatTGCACCGACTACCACTTtgaccatccccaccaccaccaaagGAACAACCCCTGGACCGACCACAACTGAACCAACCCCCACCAGTCCTGAAGGGGAGCATCTACCATGTAACATCACTGAGAAGACCTGGGTCAAAACAG TTTTGTCCATGCAGCTGTGGAGGAACAGGCTTGATATCATGACGAGGCAGAATCTGTCTAAAGGACTCACCCATGCTCTACAGAGGGCCTTCAACGACACCAATGTTTATGTCCAG GTTGAACGGGACCTCTGCAGCCCTCATAATGTCACTCTTGGGTTCTATGTAGCCAGTGGGAAAACGGTCTACATAGCATCTGTGGTGGTGGAGACAATGAATACCTATGGCTTTGACAAAGTGCTGGCAGACATCCGGCAGCACAGTCCTCTGGTGAAGGCTGTTCTGCTCCCTGTATCCCCCTGGGCCTCCAGTCTCAGTGTCCATCTGCAGCTCAAAACAG TTCTCAGGTTTGTAGGCCCAGAAGACAATGTCAACTCCTGCAGTTTTGTTCAAATGATGGAACAACGGCTGGAGAATGCATTTGAGGAAGCTCAGGACAAAGTGCTGGAATCTTACAGCGGGCTTTCTGTGGAG ATCCAGAGCACCGCCCAGGTGATTGGCTCTCCTGCCGTGTCTCTGGTCTATGTGGTGAAGAACGAGAACGCGGTGCTGAACGGAACCGTCTCCAGCTGTCTCCTGAACCAGCTGACCGCAGAGCTGGTGGGCtacttcctcttcttcccccCGCTCATCATCGCTGAGC CACTAGAGtaccacaacctcaacacatcCACTGCCACAAAGCACTACTGGGTGATCACAG TAATTCAGGATGTTGACAGCTCTTCTCTGGAAGGGAATTATCAGAGCTTTGCTAGTTTAATGGAGCAGCGGCTGGCTGAGCTTTTTTTGGTGTCTGGGCGTCAGGGGAGTCAGGGGAGCCGCTTTAGAAGGGCCACCACCGTCGGGAGCTACACCGTCCAG ATGGTTGGCATTCGTCGACTCCCGGGGCCTAAGAACTCAGCCGAAATGACCTACTATGCCCAACTGAATGGTGCCCCCATAACTGGCACCACTGCAGCTAAGACCCTCAGTACCTTGGATTCCCAAACCATGGCCCTCACTCTGGGCTACTTTGTCCTGCTCCAAGCTGATc CTGTGGTAAAGGTCCCGCCTGCCAATCTGTGGATCATGGCTGTGCTGACGCCTGTTGCCCTGGTGATGGTTGTTGTCGCCATGGTCACCGCCATCCTGTGCAAGAGGAACAGGGTCATCTTCAAGACCGGCGCTTTCAGGAGCTTCAAACCCCGCTCTAAG ACATCCTATCGGAGGGAGGGCAGTTATCACCACCAG CATGTGCAGGGATTTGACTATGCCAAGAAGCACATAGGCCATCAGCAAGGTGAGGAGACCGTCTCTGTTACCAAGGAGACGCTGGTTCTGGGCCTCCCAGTGAGAGATGCCCCGTTGTCATTGGACAGGAAGGTGCACCAGGATGGGACTGCCTCTAAAAGACCTCCTTCTGCTGACATCATCCACAAAGG GTTGCCAAGCGAGGACGGCTCGGTTGCGAGCAACGAATCCGGGAAACTCAACACGGGCAAGAGCTTGGCGGCACGGAGGGCTGCGACACAGAAGAGCACCAAGGAGGATCTGCTGCACAAGAGGAGCg CAGATCCCTACGAGGACCACACCGGCTCACTGCGACTCATCACCATCAAGCCAATGGCGGCCCAGCCCACATACTCCTACCCATCCTCCTCCAGTCACAGCCAGGACTCAGTCGTCCTCAATGGGGAG GCAAACATGGGGCTCAAGCAGAAAACCGACATCGAACACTACAGGAACAAAGTGCGCCAGAAAGCCAAGAGAAAAGGCTACTGTGATTTCCCCATCACAGACAATGGCATCCACCCATTCAACCCCAGAGAGAGGCACAGTAGGCCTGAGATGGCAAAGGAGCCAATGACTGCTGAGGAGAAGAGGGCCTCCTATGCAGGATGCCACATCAGGAG GCACCCCCCATCAAGAGAGCCAGCCTACTGGAGCCGTCAGTCCCTGGCCGCCAGCAGCCCTAGCCCCGTGGAGACGGAGATGGACCTGCTGGTCCTCAGGGAGAGGTCCAGGAGAGGCATCCGCAACAGCGGTTATGAC GCAGAGCCAGAGACGTTCCAGGAGACCAACGTGGACCGACTGATGTGCTCCCTGGGTTATGGTGGAAGCCATCAGGTCAAAGGTCTCTCGGACTCTTCCACTCTGAGCTCTCAGCCCTCCATCGACGAGGTCCGGCAGCAGATGCATATCCTGCTGGGTAATGCCTTTGGGCTGGCCCCAGACGAGCCCTCGCCTgccagccaccaccaccaccaccaccctcaccccCACCTCCACAGTTCCTACAATCCCAGCCACACCAGCGCTTACTCCGAGGGTGTGACCAGCGCTCCTGGCACCATGAACCATCCATGCGGAGGAGGCCACCAGCGCGGGTCTGCCTACGGGCCGGAAATCCACCAGTGTAGCTTACCCAAACCT GGCTTCAGGTTCACTCAGCTTCCTGACATGGGCGTTGGACCCCCACCTCCTCTGATACCCTCCAGGCCTGGACCCCCTACCGGGACCTCAATGAGGCT TTCTTCACCCGATGTCAGCCTGAAGCCTCGTGTTTCCGAGGCCTCTGAGATGCAGAGTCAGCACAATGGTGCCCCCTATCTGCCTATCAACAGAGCGCCCTTCCCTGCTGTTACTGTTGACCAGTCCATGACCAGCTACTCAG GAAACCCAATGACAGGAGTCTACGCCATATCAGCCAACCGCCCTGGTTACTCAGACTACTTTGTCATGCCTCCACCAGCGTCGTATGGAAGCCCATCCTGGATGTCCTACCCACCAGAACCCGAGGACATCCCACACCAGTGGAATGATACTGTAAATACT AATCCGTGTCATTTAGAAACCATTTGTTGA
- the LOC112252609 gene encoding UPF0606 protein KIAA1549L isoform X2 has product MASKHACNSLDDLIASGINNARALGSIEWIGMGMGSTLCFQKNGKTLGLNRMWTKCILSVGMVLLLMPSVLAADDEGHYNESSRHAALPQDPAVPSNLSARATPVEDGPRAPPAIPTDPTDPSGLTAESIREQPVQPSVLANASSLASSSAINSDNQTAGTTDPLSLAPVTNSTSNTSPEEGDSSLPANPDLPTVPVSSLATLGESDATLPDNVTSPFSTHTWNTTTPARADTNTTTPSTTAAHTNPTPDTVTNDSLQLTTVTTTTVTPLTVTTTTVTPQTTTASTTEAVTTTTWTTTTTQEVTTLQETTVMATTTDQTTTTTAPTTTTIAPTTTLTIPTTTKGTTPGPTTTEPTPTSPEGEHLPCNITEKTWVKTVLSMQLWRNRLDIMTRQNLSKGLTHALQRAFNDTNVYVQVERDLCSPHNVTLGFYVASGKTVYIASVVVETMNTYGFDKVLADIRQHSPLVKAVLLPVSPWASSLSVHLQLKTVLRFVGPEDNVNSCSFVQMMEQRLENAFEEAQDKVLESYSGLSVEIQSTAQVIGSPAVSLVYVVKNENAVLNGTVSSCLLNQLTAELVGYFLFFPPLIIAEPLEYHNLNTSTATKHYWVITVIQDVDSSSLEGNYQSFASLMEQRLAELFLVSGRQGSQGSRFRRATTVGSYTVQMVGIRRLPGPKNSAEMTYYAQLNGAPITGTTAAKTLSTLDSQTMALTLGYFVLLQADPVVKVPPANLWIMAVLTPVALVMVVVAMVTAILCKRNRVIFKTGAFRSFKPRSKTSYRREGSYHHQHVQGFDYAKKHIGHQQGEETVSVTKETLVLGLPVRDAPLSLDRKVHQDGTASKRPPSADIIHKGRLPSEDGSVASNESGKLNTGKSLAARRAATQKSTKEDLLHKRSDPYEDHTGSLRLITIKPMAAQPTYSYPSSSSHSQDSVVLNGEANMGLKQKTDIEHYRNKVRQKAKRKGYCDFPITDNGIHPFNPRERHSRPEMAKEPMTAEEKRASYAGCHIRRHPPSREPAYWSRQSLAASSPSPVETEMDLLVLRERSRRGIRNSGYDAEPETFQETNVDRLMCSLGYGGSHQVKGLSDSSTLSSQPSIDEVRQQMHILLGNAFGLAPDEPSPASHHHHHHPHPHLHSSYNPSHTSAYSEGVTSAPGTMNHPCGGGHQRGSAYGPEIHQCSLPKPGFRFTQLPDMGVGPPPPLIPSRPGPPTGTSMRLSSPDVSLKPRVSEASEMQSQHNGAPYLPINRAPFPAVTVDQSMTSYSGNPMTGVYAISANRPGYSDYFVMPPPASYGSPSWMSYPPEPEDIPHQWNDTVNTNPCHLETIC; this is encoded by the exons ATGAAGGGCACTACAACGAGTCATCAAGGCATGCGGCTCTGCCTCAGGACCCAGCCGTGCCCTCTAACCTCTCTGCCAGGGCAACGCCAGTGGAGGACGGGCCCCGGGCCCCTCCAGCCATACCCACGGACCCAACAGACCCATCAGGGTTGACAGCAGAAAGCATCAGAGAGCAGCCTGTGCAACCATCAGTGCTAGCTAATGCCTCCTCCTTAGCCTCCTCCTCAGCCATCAACAGTGACAATCAAACAGCAGGAACAACAGACCCTTTGTCTTTAGCACCTGTAACCAACAGCACCTCAAACACCAGCCCAG AGGAGGGAGACAGCAGTTTGCCTGCGAACCCAGATTTACCTACAGTCCCAGTGTCCTCTCTGGCCACATTGGGGGAGAGCGACGCTACCCTCCCAGACAATGTGACTAGTCCTTTCTCCACTCACACATGGAACACCACTACACCTGCAAGGGCTGACACCAACACCACTACACCATCCACCACAGCAGCACACACCAACCCAACACCAGACACTGTGACCAATGACAGTCTACAGCTCACGACTGTGACCACCACGACCGTCACGCCCCTGACCGTGACCACCACAACTGTGACACCCCAGACCACCACAGCTTCGACCACAGAGGCGGTTACAACCACAACCTGGACCACTACGACCACACAGGAAGTGACCACCCTCCAAGAGACCACAGTGATGGCAACCACAACTGAccaaaccacaaccacaaccgctcccactacaaccacaatTGCACCGACTACCACTTtgaccatccccaccaccaccaaagGAACAACCCCTGGACCGACCACAACTGAACCAACCCCCACCAGTCCTGAAGGGGAGCATCTACCATGTAACATCACTGAGAAGACCTGGGTCAAAACAG TTTTGTCCATGCAGCTGTGGAGGAACAGGCTTGATATCATGACGAGGCAGAATCTGTCTAAAGGACTCACCCATGCTCTACAGAGGGCCTTCAACGACACCAATGTTTATGTCCAG GTTGAACGGGACCTCTGCAGCCCTCATAATGTCACTCTTGGGTTCTATGTAGCCAGTGGGAAAACGGTCTACATAGCATCTGTGGTGGTGGAGACAATGAATACCTATGGCTTTGACAAAGTGCTGGCAGACATCCGGCAGCACAGTCCTCTGGTGAAGGCTGTTCTGCTCCCTGTATCCCCCTGGGCCTCCAGTCTCAGTGTCCATCTGCAGCTCAAAACAG TTCTCAGGTTTGTAGGCCCAGAAGACAATGTCAACTCCTGCAGTTTTGTTCAAATGATGGAACAACGGCTGGAGAATGCATTTGAGGAAGCTCAGGACAAAGTGCTGGAATCTTACAGCGGGCTTTCTGTGGAG ATCCAGAGCACCGCCCAGGTGATTGGCTCTCCTGCCGTGTCTCTGGTCTATGTGGTGAAGAACGAGAACGCGGTGCTGAACGGAACCGTCTCCAGCTGTCTCCTGAACCAGCTGACCGCAGAGCTGGTGGGCtacttcctcttcttcccccCGCTCATCATCGCTGAGC CACTAGAGtaccacaacctcaacacatcCACTGCCACAAAGCACTACTGGGTGATCACAG TAATTCAGGATGTTGACAGCTCTTCTCTGGAAGGGAATTATCAGAGCTTTGCTAGTTTAATGGAGCAGCGGCTGGCTGAGCTTTTTTTGGTGTCTGGGCGTCAGGGGAGTCAGGGGAGCCGCTTTAGAAGGGCCACCACCGTCGGGAGCTACACCGTCCAG ATGGTTGGCATTCGTCGACTCCCGGGGCCTAAGAACTCAGCCGAAATGACCTACTATGCCCAACTGAATGGTGCCCCCATAACTGGCACCACTGCAGCTAAGACCCTCAGTACCTTGGATTCCCAAACCATGGCCCTCACTCTGGGCTACTTTGTCCTGCTCCAAGCTGATc CTGTGGTAAAGGTCCCGCCTGCCAATCTGTGGATCATGGCTGTGCTGACGCCTGTTGCCCTGGTGATGGTTGTTGTCGCCATGGTCACCGCCATCCTGTGCAAGAGGAACAGGGTCATCTTCAAGACCGGCGCTTTCAGGAGCTTCAAACCCCGCTCTAAG ACATCCTATCGGAGGGAGGGCAGTTATCACCACCAG CATGTGCAGGGATTTGACTATGCCAAGAAGCACATAGGCCATCAGCAAGGTGAGGAGACCGTCTCTGTTACCAAGGAGACGCTGGTTCTGGGCCTCCCAGTGAGAGATGCCCCGTTGTCATTGGACAGGAAGGTGCACCAGGATGGGACTGCCTCTAAAAGACCTCCTTCTGCTGACATCATCCACAAAGG CAGGTTGCCAAGCGAGGACGGCTCGGTTGCGAGCAACGAATCCGGGAAACTCAACACGGGCAAGAGCTTGGCGGCACGGAGGGCTGCGACACAGAAGAGCACCAAGGAGGATCTGCTGCACAAGAGGAGCg ATCCCTACGAGGACCACACCGGCTCACTGCGACTCATCACCATCAAGCCAATGGCGGCCCAGCCCACATACTCCTACCCATCCTCCTCCAGTCACAGCCAGGACTCAGTCGTCCTCAATGGGGAG GCAAACATGGGGCTCAAGCAGAAAACCGACATCGAACACTACAGGAACAAAGTGCGCCAGAAAGCCAAGAGAAAAGGCTACTGTGATTTCCCCATCACAGACAATGGCATCCACCCATTCAACCCCAGAGAGAGGCACAGTAGGCCTGAGATGGCAAAGGAGCCAATGACTGCTGAGGAGAAGAGGGCCTCCTATGCAGGATGCCACATCAGGAG GCACCCCCCATCAAGAGAGCCAGCCTACTGGAGCCGTCAGTCCCTGGCCGCCAGCAGCCCTAGCCCCGTGGAGACGGAGATGGACCTGCTGGTCCTCAGGGAGAGGTCCAGGAGAGGCATCCGCAACAGCGGTTATGAC GCAGAGCCAGAGACGTTCCAGGAGACCAACGTGGACCGACTGATGTGCTCCCTGGGTTATGGTGGAAGCCATCAGGTCAAAGGTCTCTCGGACTCTTCCACTCTGAGCTCTCAGCCCTCCATCGACGAGGTCCGGCAGCAGATGCATATCCTGCTGGGTAATGCCTTTGGGCTGGCCCCAGACGAGCCCTCGCCTgccagccaccaccaccaccaccaccctcaccccCACCTCCACAGTTCCTACAATCCCAGCCACACCAGCGCTTACTCCGAGGGTGTGACCAGCGCTCCTGGCACCATGAACCATCCATGCGGAGGAGGCCACCAGCGCGGGTCTGCCTACGGGCCGGAAATCCACCAGTGTAGCTTACCCAAACCT GGCTTCAGGTTCACTCAGCTTCCTGACATGGGCGTTGGACCCCCACCTCCTCTGATACCCTCCAGGCCTGGACCCCCTACCGGGACCTCAATGAGGCT TTCTTCACCCGATGTCAGCCTGAAGCCTCGTGTTTCCGAGGCCTCTGAGATGCAGAGTCAGCACAATGGTGCCCCCTATCTGCCTATCAACAGAGCGCCCTTCCCTGCTGTTACTGTTGACCAGTCCATGACCAGCTACTCAG GAAACCCAATGACAGGAGTCTACGCCATATCAGCCAACCGCCCTGGTTACTCAGACTACTTTGTCATGCCTCCACCAGCGTCGTATGGAAGCCCATCCTGGATGTCCTACCCACCAGAACCCGAGGACATCCCACACCAGTGGAATGATACTGTAAATACT AATCCGTGTCATTTAGAAACCATTTGTTGA